The Candidatus Margulisiibacteriota bacterium genomic sequence CTGCATAAAATACTTGGCCAAGTCAACCATGCAAGTATCTTCGTCTACAGCAACCATTCCACCTGAACCAACTATTGCCCCTGTACTCATTAAGCTTTCATAATCCACTAAAGTGTCAAATAATTCAGCAGGGATACATCCACCAGACGGACCACCCAATTGCACAGCTTTCACCTTTTTTTTAGTTGAAGAGCCTCCGCCAATACCATAAATAATATCTCGCAAAGGAACGCCCATCTCTACTTCCACTAGCCCTGCATTTTTTATTTTTCCAGCTAAAGAAAAAACTTTTGTACCAGGACTTTTTTCTGTACCAAGGCTATTAAAGCTCTCTGCACCTTTACGAATAATCCAAGGTATATTTGCTAAAGTCTCTACATTATTAATATTTGTTGGTTTCTCCCACAAACCTTTTGTTGCTGGGAACGGAGGCTTGATTCTTGGCATACCTCGTTGGCCCTCAATAGAAGCAATAAGCGCTGTTTCTTCGCCACAAATAAATGCACCAGCACCTTCTTTAATTATTATCTTAAAATCAAACCCTGAACCTAAAATGTTCTTTCCTAGTAAATTAGCTTCCTCTGCATCTACTATTGCTTTACTAAGGCGTTTAATCGCAAGAGGATATTCTGCCCTACAATAAACATAGCCAGTGTTTGCTCCAATAGCATAACCACTAATAACAAGTCCCTCTAAAACTCTATGCGGGTCGCCTTCCATCACAGCTCTATCCATAAAAGCACCAGGATCACCTTCGTCCGCATTACATATAACATATTTTTGCTCACTCTGCGATTTTCTCGCAAACTCCCATTTAGTTCCTGTACTAAACCCAGCGCCACCTCTACCACGAAGACCAGAACGCTTGACTGTATCTATAACTTCTTCAGCAGGAATATTATTATTAAGAATATTTTTAAGTGCTGAATATCCTTCTTTCTCAAGATAATCACTTAATCTGTCTGGATTAATTATTCCACAATTCTCTAAAACTATTCTGTTTTGTCCTTTTAACTTATCTGACTTTTCCAAAATTTTAATTTGGTTCGTAATATTATTATTTGCAATATCTGCTAAAAGAGTGGGAAGTTCATCAGCTGAAAGGTTGGAAAAGATATATGTTTTTCCGTCTATCGTTGTTTCAATAAGTGGCTCTAAATGACACAAACCATTACAAGAAGTATAGTCTATTTCTATATTTTTATAGTTAGCAACCTGTTCCTTTAGTTTGTCATAAATGGGTTGTGCCCCTGCAGCAAGACCGCAAGTGCCCATTCCAACTTTTAATAAAATTTTATCCTTCAACTCTCTAGCCCTCCAAATCTCTAACTCTTCAACTAATGAACTCTTGAACTATTGAACGCCCCTCAATATCTGCTTCAACTTATCTGCTGTCAGTTTTCCATAAACCTCACCATTTATCATCACGGCTGGAGCAAGTGAGCAACAACCCAAACAGGCAACTGTCTCCAGTGTGAACTTATTGTCAGCTGTTGTTTCACCTATTCCTATTTTTAACTCTTCTTTAATAACATCTATCAAATTATCAGCACCTCTTACGTGACAAGCAGTCCCTTTGCAAATTCTTATCAAGTTTGTTCCTGCTGGGGATAATTTAAATTGACTATAAAAAGTAGCAATTCCATATAATCTGTTTGCTTTTATTTCTGTTTTACTACATATTTCTTTCATATGTTCTTTAGAAATAAACCCATAGTCCTGTTGAATTGCCTGCAATATCGGAATAGCAGAACTTTCTGCTTTGCCACATTCCACAATTATTTGATCTAAACTTCGAATGTTCTTCTTCATGACATAATATTACTATGAAGCAGTTTAAAATAAAAGTTGATTAATTCAACTTTTATTTCTGATAATTACAAATAAAAAAGGCTCCTTTCGGAGCCTTTTTTATTATTACCTATTTCAATGGTTTATGGCAAAACCACCAATCATAACACTCCAAAGATTTATCTTTTAAACGCGCTGCTGCATCATCCATAGTTTTTGCAGGAGCAACGATAATCCTATCTTTAATTAACTCGTTATCAGGCCAACCTGCGGCAACTGCGCCTTGTTTATCTGATATTTGTAATGCTTTTACAGCTCTTACGACTTCATCCATGTTTCTTCCAACTTCTTGTGGATAATACATAATCAAGCGAACTTTGCTTTCAGGGTCAACAATAAATACCGCTCTCACAGTACTTGAACCTTTACCTGGATGTAGCATTCCTAGTTTAGAAGCAATTGAGTCATTCGCAGCTACCACTGGAAACTTAATCTCAACACCCATGCTCTCTTTTATCCACTGAATCCATTTAATGTGTGAAAAAATCTGGTCAATTGACAGTCCTATTAAATCACAACCTAATTCCTTAAACTGCTCGTATCTAGCTTGAAAAGCTACAAACTCGGTAGTACAAACTGGAGTAAAGTCTGCAGGATGACTAAATAGCACAAACCATCTTCCTTTTTGGTCCGCGGGAATGTTCATTGGTCCATGTGTTGTTTGCACCTCTAGTTGCGGAAACTCATCTCCTAATAACGGCATATTCATCTTATTTTCTTCCATTTTGTCCCTCCTTCTTTTCGTAACACTTATCTTTTTAGTATACGTGAATTCTCTATTATTTCAAGTTCTTAGCTCTGCGCCTAAACCCTAACTGAACTTAAAAATTCCATACAAACGCTCTTCAACCTTTAGTTTAAGGTTCTTGTGTACTAAGGGTGACATTTCTACTTTGCTCAGGGGTGACATTATCACTTTGGGCTAACAAATTTCTATCGAGACTTAAAAAATTAAAAGCTATATAATGTAATTGGCCAGTCGAGTCATCGTCTGTATTTATTTACGGGAGGAAAGTCCGGACTCCATAGAGCACTGTAGCGGGTAACGCCCGTCCGGCGCAAGCCGAGGACTAGTGGAACAGAGACGTAGTCCGTCAGGATCCGCGAAGTTTTACTAAGCATTCCTGACGGGGTGAAACGGCTAAACTCTACAGGGAGCAAGACCAAATAGGCAAAGAGGAGTTGCTCGCTCCATTTGGATTTGCGGGTAGGTTGCTAGAGATAAACAGTAATGTTTGTCCAAGATAAATGATGACATAGAACAGGATCCGGCTTACGGACTGGCCATTATCTCTATTGCCTACACTCTTTTCTTTCCAGCTCATCCAGCTCAATTTCACTAATTATCTCTATCGCCTCGAGATTCGCGATACTACGTTTAACAAAAACTTTTTTCTTCCATCTTCCAGTTGAAAAATATAAACCCGAAAACACCGCTCCAATGAGCCAAGCAATTGGAATGCCCCACCAAATACCATCAGTTCCCATTTTTGTAGAAAGAAAAGAAGAAACGGGTATTCTGATAATCCACAAGGAAAAAAGAGTTATAAACATTGGGATTAAAGTGTCTCCAGCGCCTCTTAAAGCTCCATTAAAAATAAACATCAACATAAAGGCAAAATAAAATCCACCAACAATAAATAAATAATCCTTACCTATAGAAATAACATCTAAATCATTAGTAAAAAGTCTTAATAATGGACTGCTGAACAAAATGACAGAAACCGAAATTATTACAGAGATTATTAAAGAAATAAAAATACTAGTTTTAATGGCAGCTTTTACCCTCTCATGTTTGCCTGCTCCAATGTTCTGGCCCACAAAAGTTGACATCGCCATAGACAGATTCATAGCTGGCATCATCGCAAACGAATCGATTCTACCGGCCGCAGTAAATGCTGCTATCGCATTTGTTCCAAACTGATTCACAATTCTTGTAAGCGCCATCATCCCCGCAGCAACGAACATCTGCTGTGCTCCTGTTGGCAAACCAATGCTAATGCTATCCATAAAAATTGATTTATCAAATCGTAATTTCAAATAATTTACTCTAAATAATGGATTAATAGCTTGCAAATAAATTATCCCTCCTACAAAAGAAAAACCCTCGGCAATTACTGTCGCAAAGGCGGCACCCCAAACACCCCACTTAAACACTATAATAAATAATAAATCCAAGCCAATATTTAAAAAAGCTGAAAATATTAATAGATACAGTGGCGTTCTAGAATCTCCAAGGCCTCTAAGAATTGAACTTATGGAGTTGTACCCAAAAAGAAGAATTAACCCACTAAAAATAACATTTATGTAGAGTTTAGCATCATCAAATATCTCTACAGGCGTTTTCATAAAATGAAGGATATAGTCATTTAATAAAAAACCTATAATCGTAATAGCAATCGCCATAACAATCATAAATATGTAGGCAGTTTCAATACAAATTTTTACTTTTTCATAATCCTTGGCACCATAATACTGCGATATTAATACCGTTATTCCCATTGTTGCTCCCATCGTAAGAGCAATCAAAAGAAACATAACGGGAAACGCTGCGCCGACGGCTGCAAGAGCTTCCTTGCCAAGAAATTTTCCAACTATTATGGAGTCTGTAACATTATAAAACTGTTGAAAAACACTCCCGATAAGCATTGGTAAGGTAAACAACAAAATTTGTTTTGCTGTACCACCTTTAGTCATGTCCATCATCTTTAATACTTCCCTTCTAATAAAAAATGTATCCAAAATATAATATCTGGTAAAACTTGTCAGCGCAATTAATAATTAGGGAGCATTCAGCCAACTCAAAGCATCACTTATCAACTCCTCCACTTACTAATGACTAAGAATTCCATTATTCCTTTGCCTAGTAAGGCGTTTAGCTTTATAATACAAAAGACCTAATAATAAGGAGGATAATTTTATGTCAGAAATAATAGATATTCACGCAAGAGAGGTTATGGATTCCAGAGGAAATCCTACTATTGAGGTAGATGTTTTCTGTGAAGACGGAGCTATGGGAAGAGCAATTGTTCCTTCTGGTGCTTCTACTGGGATACACGAAGCAGTTGAGCTTAGAGATGGAGACAAGAACAGATATTTAGGAAAAGGTGTTCTAAAAGCTGTTGAAAATGTAAATGAAATAATCGCTGAAGAACTTATTGGTTATGATGCTGTTGAACAAAGAGCTATCGATAACACAATGATCGAATTAGATGGAACAGAAAATAAAGGGAAATTAGGCGCAAATGCTATTCTAGGTGTTTCTCTAGCTGCTGCAAAAGCTGCGGCCATGAGTTGTGGTCTTCCTTTATATTCATATATTGGTGGAACAAATGCACACCAACTACCAGTCCCAATGATGAACATCCTTAACGGTGGTTCTCACGCAGACAACACCGTTGATATCCAAGAGTTTATGGTTATGCCTGTTGGTGCTCCTTCTTTCAAAGAAGCTCTGCGCTGTGGCGCTGAAATCTTTCATTCTCTAAAAAAAGTATTAAAGTCCAAAGACCTTAATACTTCCGTTGGAGATGAAGGTGGCTTTGCTCCTAACCTAAAAACTAACGAAGAAGCTATTCAAGTAATTATGGAAGCTGCAACTAAAGCAGGTTACAAGCCAGGTGTTGATGTTATGATTGCCCTAGACGTAGCTGCTTCTGAAATGTTCGACAAAGGAAACTACAACTTCAAGGGTGAAGGTGTTGTGAGAACATCTGCGGAAATGGTTGCTTACTATGAGTTCCTTTGTGGCAAATACCCAATCATCTCCATTGAAGATGGTTTAGCCGAAGATGACTGGAACGGCTTCAAATTAATGACTGAAAAATTAGGTTCTAAAATACAAATTGTTGGCGACGACTTATTTGTTACAAACACCAAAAGATTAGCAGAAGGCATTACTAAAGGGATCTGCAACTCTATTCTAGTCAAGGTAAACCAAATTGGCACATTAAGTGAAACTCTTGATACTATCGCTATGGCAAAAGAAGCTGGTTACACTGCAGTAGTGTCACATAGATCAGGCGAATCAGAGGATACAACAATTGCTGACATCGTAGTTGCTACAAATGCAGGACAAATTAAAACTGGTTCAGCAAGCAGAACTGATAGAATAGCTAAATACAACCAATTACTAAGAATTGAAGAAGAACTCGGAGCGGAAGCTGTTTACAAGGGTATTAAATCATTTTATAATCTGAAAGTGTAAAAAGGCTTTTTGGTGGTTTAGTGTTTGATACTTTTATAAGAAGTCGGTTCGTTACGTTTCTTTTGGTTCTGATGGTTGCAAGTATGTTATACCAGAATTTGAGGATTCTGTATTATAATGTTAACTATAGTCAAAAGATTCGGTCTACGAATCGACTGATTATTTTTGAAGAAGAGAAAAACAAAATGCTTAATGAGCAACTTGTAGAAACTGGATCGCTAATGAACATCGAGCAAAAAGCGAGAACAATATTGGGTCTAGTTAAGCAAAACGAGGTAGCGTATAAAATAATACGCAAAAAAGGTGATTAGCATAGAAAACGAAGAAAATATATTAGAAAAAGATTCCATAGTAGATGGTGTAGTTACAGGCGTTACAAGCTTTGGAGCCTTTGTCAAACTACCAGGAAATAACGAAGGTCTTGTCCATATTTCAGAAATAGCTAACGAGTATGTTACCGACATTAATAAGCATGTCGCCCTTAATGACAACGTTAAGGTCAAAGTTCTAGGCAAAAACCCTAAGGGCAAATATGACCTTTCTATGAAAAAAGCTTCTCCACCCAAAGAACATGTAGAAACAGAAATCTCAGAAGAAAATAGAATCGCCACAATGGACAGAAGAAAAGCTAAAAAGCTAGCTGAAACTGGAGAACTTAATCCTTTTGAATCTAAAATGCTCAACTTTCTTAAAAAAAGCGAAGAAAAGCAGATAGACTTAAAACGCAATATTCAAACTAAGCAAGGCGTAAAAAAGAAAAAGAAACTCAAAAAATAAACCAGCTTACTTACGAATACTAGACAACAGTTCTTTCATTACTATTTCTAACTGCATAGCACTTTCCATAGAATAATCTCTGCTATGATTTTCCCAGTCATAAACAATTGGCTTTCCGACCATTGTCTTCACCTTATGATAACTAATGTTTGTCGCTGATTTATTAAATATCTTAAACACAGGATCATTAACTACAGGAACCACTGGTGTTCTTGTCTGAAAGGCAACCTGTATCCCTCCACGCTTTATCTTCTGTATCTCTCCGTCCATTGACCTTGTTCCTTCTGGAAAAACCAAAACTGAGCGTCCTTGCGTTAACTCCATCTTTATTTGGTCTAATGTTTCCGTTGAACGTCTATTGTTCTTTCTATCTATAGTGATATACCCCGCCATTTTGATTAGTGAACCGATAAATGGAACCCTAAGCAATTCTTCT encodes the following:
- the nuoF gene encoding NADH-quinone oxidoreductase subunit NuoF — translated: MGTCGLAAGAQPIYDKLKEQVANYKNIEIDYTSCNGLCHLEPLIETTIDGKTYIFSNLSADELPTLLADIANNNITNQIKILEKSDKLKGQNRIVLENCGIINPDRLSDYLEKEGYSALKNILNNNIPAEEVIDTVKRSGLRGRGGAGFSTGTKWEFARKSQSEQKYVICNADEGDPGAFMDRAVMEGDPHRVLEGLVISGYAIGANTGYVYCRAEYPLAIKRLSKAIVDAEEANLLGKNILGSGFDFKIIIKEGAGAFICGEETALIASIEGQRGMPRIKPPFPATKGLWEKPTNINNVETLANIPWIIRKGAESFNSLGTEKSPGTKVFSLAGKIKNAGLVEVEMGVPLRDIIYGIGGGSSTKKKVKAVQLGGPSGGCIPAELFDTLVDYESLMSTGAIVGSGGMVAVDEDTCMVDLAKYFMQFIQSESCGKCTFCRIGTKRMLEILTRMTEGKSSLEELNKLQALAKNVGVASLCALGKTAPNPVMTTLRYFENEYLEHIKENKCSTGACKALVTYTIDQDKCIGCTKCAKNCPVDTISGELKKPHFIHQEKCIKCGNCEAVCPVDAVLRK
- the nuoE gene encoding NADH-quinone oxidoreductase subunit NuoE, whose amino-acid sequence is MKKNIRSLDQIIVECGKAESSAIPILQAIQQDYGFISKEHMKEICSKTEIKANRLYGIATFYSQFKLSPAGTNLIRICKGTACHVRGADNLIDVIKEELKIGIGETTADNKFTLETVACLGCCSLAPAVMINGEVYGKLTADKLKQILRGVQ
- a CDS encoding peroxiredoxin, giving the protein MEENKMNMPLLGDEFPQLEVQTTHGPMNIPADQKGRWFVLFSHPADFTPVCTTEFVAFQARYEQFKELGCDLIGLSIDQIFSHIKWIQWIKESMGVEIKFPVVAANDSIASKLGMLHPGKGSSTVRAVFIVDPESKVRLIMYYPQEVGRNMDEVVRAVKALQISDKQGAVAAGWPDNELIKDRIIVAPAKTMDDAAARLKDKSLECYDWWFCHKPLK
- a CDS encoding MATE family efflux transporter, yielding MDTFFIRREVLKMMDMTKGGTAKQILLFTLPMLIGSVFQQFYNVTDSIIVGKFLGKEALAAVGAAFPVMFLLIALTMGATMGITVLISQYYGAKDYEKVKICIETAYIFMIVMAIAITIIGFLLNDYILHFMKTPVEIFDDAKLYINVIFSGLILLFGYNSISSILRGLGDSRTPLYLLIFSAFLNIGLDLLFIIVFKWGVWGAAFATVIAEGFSFVGGIIYLQAINPLFRVNYLKLRFDKSIFMDSISIGLPTGAQQMFVAAGMMALTRIVNQFGTNAIAAFTAAGRIDSFAMMPAMNLSMAMSTFVGQNIGAGKHERVKAAIKTSIFISLIISVIISVSVILFSSPLLRLFTNDLDVISIGKDYLFIVGGFYFAFMLMFIFNGALRGAGDTLIPMFITLFSLWIIRIPVSSFLSTKMGTDGIWWGIPIAWLIGAVFSGLYFSTGRWKKKVFVKRSIANLEAIEIISEIELDELERKECRQ
- the eno gene encoding phosphopyruvate hydratase, which codes for MSEIIDIHAREVMDSRGNPTIEVDVFCEDGAMGRAIVPSGASTGIHEAVELRDGDKNRYLGKGVLKAVENVNEIIAEELIGYDAVEQRAIDNTMIELDGTENKGKLGANAILGVSLAAAKAAAMSCGLPLYSYIGGTNAHQLPVPMMNILNGGSHADNTVDIQEFMVMPVGAPSFKEALRCGAEIFHSLKKVLKSKDLNTSVGDEGGFAPNLKTNEEAIQVIMEAATKAGYKPGVDVMIALDVAASEMFDKGNYNFKGEGVVRTSAEMVAYYEFLCGKYPIISIEDGLAEDDWNGFKLMTEKLGSKIQIVGDDLFVTNTKRLAEGITKGICNSILVKVNQIGTLSETLDTIAMAKEAGYTAVVSHRSGESEDTTIADIVVATNAGQIKTGSASRTDRIAKYNQLLRIEEELGAEAVYKGIKSFYNLKV
- a CDS encoding S1 RNA-binding domain-containing protein, which gives rise to MISIENEENILEKDSIVDGVVTGVTSFGAFVKLPGNNEGLVHISEIANEYVTDINKHVALNDNVKVKVLGKNPKGKYDLSMKKASPPKEHVETEISEENRIATMDRRKAKKLAETGELNPFESKMLNFLKKSEEKQIDLKRNIQTKQGVKKKKKLKK
- a CDS encoding lysophospholipid acyltransferase family protein; its protein translation is MKNIFNKIYALYFLLMGVVLVVVTYLMSITILLFLGKKAKYTLRKLYKMNSRLILILQGIVPKVSGKFPKGTFVFCMNHQSDLDILIALALLPSGFLFVAKEELLRVPFIGSLIKMAGYITIDRKNNRRSTETLDQIKMELTQGRSVLVFPEGTRSMDGEIQKIKRGGIQVAFQTRTPVVPVVNDPVFKIFNKSATNISYHKVKTMVGKPIVYDWENHSRDYSMESAMQLEIVMKELLSSIRK